In Micromonospora purpureochromogenes, a single window of DNA contains:
- a CDS encoding isochorismatase family protein, which yields MANALIIVDVQNDFCEGGSLAVAGGAGVAAGVSRLLAAEPDRWDHVVATKDYHVDPGPHFGDPPDYVDSWPRHCVVGTAGSEFHPDLETDRVEMIFHKGEHAAAYSGFEGHADDGECLADWLRRHDVDRVDLVGIATDHCVRATALDAAREGFATTVLLDLTAAVARNTLDVALRSMDGAGVTLRGEPVIRDA from the coding sequence ATGGCCAACGCCTTGATCATCGTGGACGTGCAGAACGACTTCTGCGAGGGCGGGTCTCTCGCCGTCGCCGGTGGCGCGGGGGTCGCGGCCGGCGTCTCCCGGCTGCTCGCCGCCGAGCCGGACCGCTGGGACCACGTGGTCGCCACCAAGGACTACCACGTCGACCCGGGCCCGCACTTCGGCGATCCGCCGGACTACGTCGACTCGTGGCCCCGGCACTGCGTGGTCGGCACCGCCGGTTCGGAGTTCCACCCCGACCTGGAGACCGACCGGGTCGAGATGATCTTCCACAAGGGCGAGCACGCCGCGGCGTACTCCGGCTTCGAGGGGCACGCCGACGACGGCGAGTGCCTCGCCGACTGGCTGCGCCGGCACGACGTGGACCGGGTCGACCTGGTGGGGATCGCCACCGACCACTGCGTCCGGGCCACCGCGCTGGACGCCGCCCGGGAGGGCTTCGCCACCACCGTGCTGCTCGACCTGACCGCCGCCGTCGCGCGGAACACCCTCGACGTGGCGCTGCGGTCGATGGACGGCGCCGGCGTCACCCTGCGGGGCGAGCCTGTGATCAGGGACGCTTGA
- a CDS encoding nicotinate phosphoribosyltransferase yields MSSLRPALLTDHYELTMVSAALRDGTAKRRCAFEVFSRRLPAGRRYGVVAGTGRLVDLIRDFRFDADEVDFLRRTGVVDDRAAEWLTGYRFTGDVDGYAEGELFFPGSPILTVSGGFAECVVLETLVLSVLNHDSAVAAAAARMVTAARGRTLIEMGSRRAHEEAAVAAARAAYLAGFHFTSNLAAGRRYGVPTAGTAAHAFTLLHDDEKTAFASQVATLGKDTTLLVDTYDISQGIRNAIEVAGPELRAIRIDSGDLAVIAQQSRELLDSLGATETKIIVSGDLDEYAIAALAAEPVDMYGAGTAVVTGSGAPTVGLVYKLVEVDGRPVVKRSEHKATIGGRKVAVRRHKPTGTATEEIIVPQGVPDRQPNDRLLQRSFIVDGEPVALPSLDESREHLRQCLISIPWEGLKLSGGDPAVPVTVVPAS; encoded by the coding sequence GTGAGTTCCCTTCGCCCCGCGCTGCTGACCGACCACTACGAGCTGACCATGGTCAGCGCCGCCCTCCGGGACGGCACCGCCAAACGCCGCTGCGCCTTCGAGGTGTTCAGCCGGCGGCTGCCCGCCGGGCGGCGCTACGGGGTGGTCGCCGGGACGGGCCGGCTGGTCGACCTGATCCGCGACTTCCGCTTCGACGCCGACGAGGTGGACTTCCTGCGCCGTACCGGGGTGGTGGACGACCGGGCCGCCGAGTGGCTGACCGGCTACCGCTTCACCGGCGACGTCGACGGGTACGCCGAGGGCGAGCTCTTCTTCCCGGGCTCACCGATCCTCACCGTCTCCGGCGGCTTCGCCGAGTGCGTGGTGCTGGAGACGCTGGTGCTGTCGGTGCTCAACCACGACAGCGCGGTGGCCGCCGCCGCCGCCCGGATGGTCACCGCCGCCCGTGGCCGGACCCTGATCGAGATGGGCTCCCGGCGGGCCCACGAGGAGGCGGCGGTGGCCGCGGCGCGGGCGGCGTACCTGGCCGGATTCCACTTCACCTCCAACCTCGCCGCCGGCCGGCGCTACGGCGTTCCCACCGCCGGCACCGCCGCGCACGCGTTCACCCTGCTGCACGACGACGAGAAGACCGCGTTCGCCTCGCAGGTCGCCACGCTGGGCAAGGACACCACGCTGCTGGTCGACACGTACGACATCAGCCAGGGCATCCGCAACGCGATCGAGGTGGCCGGGCCGGAGCTGCGGGCGATCCGGATCGACTCGGGCGACCTGGCGGTGATCGCCCAGCAGTCCCGCGAACTGCTCGACTCGCTCGGCGCCACCGAAACGAAGATCATCGTCTCCGGTGACCTCGACGAGTACGCCATCGCCGCCCTCGCCGCCGAGCCGGTGGACATGTACGGCGCCGGCACCGCCGTCGTCACCGGCTCCGGCGCGCCCACCGTCGGGCTGGTCTACAAGCTGGTCGAGGTGGACGGGCGGCCGGTGGTCAAGCGCTCGGAGCACAAGGCCACCATCGGCGGCCGGAAGGTCGCGGTACGCCGGCACAAGCCCACCGGCACCGCCACCGAGGAGATCATCGTGCCGCAGGGCGTGCCGGACCGGCAGCCCAACGACCGGCTGCTGCAGCGCTCCTTCATCGTCGACGGGGAGCCGGTCGCGCTGCCCTCGCTCGACGAGTCGCGGGAGCACCTGCGGCAGTGCCTGATCTCCATCCCGTGGGAAGGGCTCAAGCTCTCCGGCGGTGACCCGGCGGTGCCGGTCACCGTCGTCCCGGCAAGCTGA
- a CDS encoding LuxR C-terminal-related transcriptional regulator, which yields MSRWSFVGRTDELDRLQSAVEGDEGRGLFLSGRAGIGKSRLLREGVSALPADRYAIWYVAASTATAALPFGGLAQVLPAEQPQGLSPAGVLRWGVEVLQEQAAGRRIVLAIDDAHLLDPPSAALVHLLARQENTTILGTLRNGEQVPLPIRALWTDDLVEHLELAPLGPAETANLLAAILDGPVDAGSADRLFRLSAGNPLHLRELVLAAAGGGELDRRYGVWRWTGRLELAPSLTDLIDTRIGRLDPGVRSVVELVAFGEPLGLHLLYQAADQADVELAEERGLITMVEDDRRLDVRLAHPLYGEMMRRRCPVTRTRRLQARLAELLELVGARRRGDLLRVAVWRLDSGTAQDATLLLGAAAQAFARYDVPLATRLARAALDAGGGFDAAELLATILMFADRPDEAIRVLDAVAGEIDCDRRRSRWLTVRGMVSYWGLSRESTVEDIAQAGATLTDPGDQARVRAFEAIMRLHGLDSTAALRLARSVLDRPAASVAARELARCTIAHLDAARGQFRSSATAIARVAAEAPHWRSDMPYLQLAMELARGTRLALAGDLAGIDAIVADEFADLAGAGDFRLGTGYLAILQAYAARLRGRSGEALKVSLGACAVLATSRVYAGLAQAERAQAAALRGEAEHAAEAMAEADRTHAPGMVVLYPWLEQARGAVLAAGGDLPGATKHLGDLADRLRADGFAGHEVLVLHDLVRLGQAAAPVGPTCTDGSRRTVAQRLGELSEQVDGVLPPLLARYARATVAGDDVELLAVADGFAALDLPVWAAEATATALRELRRERAASAGAAHQRLAGLLGGCDQIRTPALEALQPSLSDRERQIAGLAAAGVTSRAIAERLFLSTRTVENHLQRVYSKLGITGRAELPAALRSITGHDGTEPA from the coding sequence ATGAGTCGGTGGAGCTTCGTCGGCCGAACGGATGAACTTGACCGTCTTCAGTCGGCCGTGGAGGGCGACGAGGGGCGCGGGCTCTTCCTCAGCGGTCGCGCCGGCATCGGCAAGAGCCGACTGCTGCGCGAGGGGGTGAGCGCGCTGCCCGCCGACCGCTACGCGATCTGGTACGTGGCGGCCAGCACCGCCACCGCCGCCCTGCCGTTCGGCGGGCTGGCCCAGGTGCTTCCCGCCGAGCAGCCGCAGGGCCTCTCCCCCGCCGGCGTGCTGCGCTGGGGCGTCGAGGTGTTGCAGGAGCAGGCCGCCGGGCGGCGGATCGTGCTCGCCATCGACGACGCCCACCTGCTCGACCCGCCGTCGGCCGCGCTGGTCCACCTGCTCGCCCGCCAGGAGAACACCACCATCCTGGGGACGCTGCGCAACGGCGAGCAGGTCCCGCTGCCGATCCGGGCACTGTGGACCGACGACCTGGTCGAGCACCTTGAGCTGGCCCCGCTCGGCCCGGCCGAGACCGCCAACCTGCTCGCGGCCATCCTGGACGGTCCGGTCGACGCCGGCTCGGCCGACCGGCTGTTCCGGCTCTCCGCCGGCAACCCGCTGCACCTGCGCGAGCTGGTGCTGGCCGCCGCCGGCGGCGGCGAGCTGGACCGCCGGTACGGCGTCTGGCGGTGGACCGGCCGGCTGGAGCTGGCCCCCAGCCTCACCGACCTGATCGACACCCGGATCGGGCGACTCGATCCGGGCGTCCGGTCCGTGGTGGAGCTGGTCGCCTTCGGCGAACCCCTCGGCCTGCACCTGCTCTACCAGGCCGCCGACCAGGCCGACGTGGAGTTGGCCGAGGAGCGCGGTCTGATCACCATGGTCGAGGACGACCGGCGGCTCGACGTCCGGCTGGCCCACCCGCTCTACGGCGAGATGATGCGCCGCCGCTGCCCGGTCACCCGTACCCGGCGGTTGCAGGCCCGCCTGGCGGAGCTGCTGGAGCTGGTCGGCGCGCGGCGCCGGGGCGACCTGCTCCGGGTCGCGGTGTGGCGGCTGGACTCCGGCACCGCCCAGGACGCCACGCTGCTGCTCGGCGCGGCCGCCCAGGCGTTCGCCCGCTACGACGTACCCCTGGCGACCCGGCTGGCCCGCGCGGCGCTCGACGCCGGCGGCGGCTTCGACGCCGCGGAGCTGCTCGCCACCATCCTGATGTTCGCCGACCGGCCCGACGAGGCGATCCGGGTGCTCGACGCGGTGGCCGGCGAGATCGACTGCGACCGGCGGCGCAGCCGGTGGCTGACCGTGCGCGGCATGGTCAGCTACTGGGGGCTCAGCCGGGAGTCCACCGTGGAGGACATCGCCCAGGCGGGCGCGACCCTGACCGACCCGGGCGACCAGGCGCGGGTCCGCGCCTTCGAGGCGATCATGCGACTGCACGGGCTGGACAGCACAGCGGCGCTCCGGCTCGCCCGGTCGGTGCTGGACCGCCCGGCGGCCAGCGTGGCGGCGCGCGAGCTGGCCCGCTGCACCATCGCCCACCTGGACGCGGCGCGGGGGCAGTTCCGCAGCAGCGCGACCGCGATCGCCCGGGTGGCGGCGGAGGCGCCGCACTGGCGCAGCGACATGCCCTACCTCCAGCTCGCGATGGAGCTGGCCCGGGGCACCCGGCTGGCCCTCGCCGGCGACCTGGCCGGCATCGACGCGATCGTCGCCGACGAGTTCGCCGACCTGGCCGGGGCCGGCGACTTCCGGCTCGGCACCGGTTACCTGGCGATCCTCCAGGCGTACGCGGCCCGGCTGCGCGGCCGCAGCGGCGAGGCGCTCAAGGTCAGCCTCGGCGCGTGCGCGGTGCTGGCCACCAGCCGGGTCTACGCCGGACTGGCGCAGGCCGAACGGGCCCAGGCGGCGGCGCTGCGCGGCGAGGCCGAGCACGCCGCGGAGGCGATGGCCGAGGCCGACCGGACGCACGCGCCGGGCATGGTGGTGCTCTATCCCTGGCTGGAGCAGGCCCGCGGGGCGGTGCTGGCGGCCGGTGGCGACCTGCCGGGGGCCACCAAGCACCTGGGCGACCTGGCCGACCGGCTCCGCGCCGACGGCTTCGCCGGGCACGAGGTGCTGGTGCTGCACGACCTGGTCCGGCTCGGGCAGGCGGCGGCCCCGGTCGGACCGACCTGCACCGACGGCAGCCGGCGTACCGTGGCGCAACGGCTGGGCGAGCTCTCCGAGCAGGTCGACGGGGTGCTGCCGCCGCTGCTGGCCCGGTACGCCCGGGCCACCGTCGCCGGTGACGACGTCGAGCTGCTGGCGGTGGCCGACGGCTTCGCCGCGCTCGACCTGCCGGTCTGGGCCGCCGAGGCGACCGCCACCGCGCTGCGCGAGCTGCGCCGGGAGCGCGCCGCCTCGGCCGGCGCCGCCCACCAGCGGCTCGCGGGCCTGCTCGGCGGCTGCGACCAGATCCGCACGCCGGCGCTGGAGGCGCTACAACCGTCACTGTCCGATCGGGAACGGCAGATCGCCGGGCTGGCCGCCGCCGGGGTGACCAGCCGGGCCATCGCCGAGCGACTGTTCCTTTCCACCCGCACGGTGGAGAACCACCTCCAGCGGGTCTACAGCAAGCTGGGCATCACCGGGCGGGCAGAGCTGCCGGCGGCGCTGCGGTCGATCACAGGCCACGACGGCACGGAGCCGGCGTGA